From the genome of Chelonia mydas isolate rCheMyd1 chromosome 2, rCheMyd1.pri.v2, whole genome shotgun sequence, one region includes:
- the NUP42 gene encoding nucleoporin NUP42 codes for MTICHFFLQGRCRFGERCWNEHPRGGGRSGPAAPPSQGTGRGGWGAHNQRYTNVVQSSNFSKPTTWGGSRDDGKAFFGSSSDYGAPGSGNKSSGFSQNRFSALSSEQNIGSSYKDEEEKLLEGIIKDMEMWESSGQWMFSCYSPMKEKPNVSGFPDFSPEELHLEYYNCRTNNNIQNYINSVQQLVNRWRNRLLELKTLNTSTKAALVSELKNVVNQPLPAFGFGGQQTSTFGSSSFPLSSSNRSASNSSFKSNTELVSASSASTTAFGSSSMVPDPSALGVTSSSRSAPSIAFGSQPASSAASFSFKKPETVGGFGASGFSGFGSSSALNLSSTTSLPAFGAANAAVAAPASESGNSLFGQSVSAFGYNVAPAPPAATSIVTSDKLFTPKTDLSPEELKQFEAKKFTLGKIPIKPPPIELLNV; via the exons GTACTGGCAGAGGAGGGTGGGGTGCCCATAACCAGAGATACACCAATGTTGTCCAATCTTCTAACTTTTCTAAACCCACTACATGGGGTGGCAGCAGAGATGATGGAAAGGCATTTTTTGGATCCTCTAGTGACTATGGCGCACCAGGCAGTGGCAATAAAAGTTCAGGATTTTCTCAAAACAGATTCTCTGCATTAAGCTCTGAGCAAAATATTGGCAGTAGCTACAAAGATGAAGAGGAGAAGCTTCT TGAAGGCATAATAAAGGACATGGAAATGTGGGAATCTTCAGGACAGTGGATGTTTTCCTGTTACTCACCTATGAAAGAAAAGCCTAACGTCTCAG GTTTTCCAGACTTCTCACCAGAAGAGTTGCATCTTGAATACTATAACTGCAGAACAAACAATAATATTCAGAACTat ATAAATTCAGTCCAGCAATTAGTAAACCGATGGAGAAATAGATTGCTTGAGCTGAAGACTCTAAATACATCTACCAAAGCAGCATTG GTATCTGAACTGAAAAATGTGGTTAATCAACCATTGCCTGCCTTTGGATTTGGTGGACAACAAACATCAACCTTTGGATCATCAA GCTTTCCACTCAGCAGCAGCAATAGGAGTGCCAGCAATTCCTCCTTTAAATCAAATACTGAACTTGTCAGTGCATCCTCTGCAAGCACCACTGCATTTGGAAGCTCTTCTATGGTTCCAGACCCTTCAGCTTTGGGTGTGACATCTTCCTCAAGATCAGCCCCTTCCATTGCCTTTGGCAGTCAACCAGCTTCATCTGCAGcctctttttcatttaaaaagcctGAAACTGTGGGTGGTTTTGGAGCCTCTGGATTTTCAGGGTTTGGCAGTTCCTCTGCTCTAAACTTGTCAAGCACAACCTcacttccagcctttggagctGCTAATGCAGCAGTTGCTGCCCCTGCCTCAGAATCAGGTAACTCTTTATTTGGACAGTCTGTTAGTGCCTTTGGATATAATGTAgcaccagcacctcctgcagccACAAGCATTGTTACCTCAGATAAGTTATTCACACCAAAGACTGATCTGTCACCTGAAGAGTTGAAGCAGTTTGAAGCAAAGAAGTTTACACTAGGAAAGATTCCTATAAAGCCACCACCAATAGagcttttaaatgtttga